One Streptomyces umbrinus genomic window, CCGGGGCGACCGTGTCCGCCTCCCACACGGGGTCCGGCAGCGTCGCTTCCGGCGCGGTCGACGGCTACCCCACCAACGAACCCTTCTGGGGTGCGGGCGGCTCCCCCAACAGCCAGGACTGGTACGAGCTGAACCTCGGCGCCGCCCGCACGCTCAACGAGGTGCGCCTGTACTTCAAGGACAGCCGCCCGGCCAGTACCACCTACCGGGCTCCGTCCGCGTACACCATCCAGTACTACAACGGCAGTTCATGGGTGAGCGCACCCGGGCAGGCGAAGAGTCCGGCCGCGCCGCGGGCCAACTACAACGTGGTGCAGTTCCCGGCGATCAGCGCCCAGCGCATTCGGGTCCTGGCCACCAACGCGTCCGGGGCGAAGACGGGCCTCACCGAGGTCAAGGTGTTCAACAGGGGCGGTGTACAACCACCGGCCAACCAGGCCACATCCGCAGCGACTTCGGCGTCGTACACCTCATCCTGGGAGTCCGTCACCGCGGTCAACGACGGGATCGATCCGCCGTCGTCCAACGACACCGTGAATCCGCGCTGGGGGACCTGGCCGGAGACCGGCCAGCAGTGGGCTGAGCTGACCTGGCCGTCCGCGAAGACCCTCGACAGGGCCGAGGTGTACTTCTTCGACGACGACCAGGGCATCGACATGCCCGCCTCATGGAAGCTGCAGTACTGGAACGGCAGCGCCTACGTCGACGTGCCCGGTGCGGGCGGCTATCCGCTGGCCAAGAACCAGTACAACACCGTCACCTTCACCGCCACGAGCACTACGCGGCTACGGGTGCTGCTGACCGGGAACGGCACCAACTCCGTGGGGCTTTTGGAGGCGAAGGTGTACGGCCCCGCCTCGACCGCCAAGCGATGAAGGGTGTGCCCAAGTGACGCGTTCCAGATGCCTGTCCGTGCTCACCGCCGTGCTCGCCATGGTGGTCGCCTTCCTGGTGGCACCGCCGCACGCGGCCGCCGCCGTCACGTTCACCTCGACGGGGGTGAACCAGAACGGCGCCAACTGTCTTGATGTACCAGGCAGTTCGACGACCAACGGAACACAGCTCCGCGCCGGCACATGTGCCTCCGGTGCCGGCCAGTCCTTCGGCTTCACCCCGGTCGCGGGGACGGCCGACACCTACACGATCAGTACGCATGCCTCCGGCCAGTGTGTCGACGTGTACGGCGCGTCCACCGCGGACAACGCCACGATCATCCAGTGGACCTGCCACAACGGAACGAACCAGCAGTGGCGGCTCGTGCCCGTGACCGTCGGCGGAACCGACAGGACGTTCAACCTCGTCTCCGTCGGCTCCGGCAAGTGCGTCGTGCCGAGCGGCGGTTCGTCGGCCTCGAACACGGGCCTGGTGCAGCTGCCGTGCGGTACGGGGAACGGCAGGGTGTGGCGTCTGCCCGGCTTCACCGGCGGCGGCACGAGCCCGGGCACGTTCACCAATCCGCTCTCGCAGCGCGGACCCGACCCCTGGCTCACGTACCACGACGGGTACTACTACCTCGCCACAACCACCTGGAACTCGACGGTCACCATGCGCAAGGCCGGCACCCTGGCGGGCCTCGCCACGGCCACCGACCAAGTGATCTTCAACCTCACCAGACCCAATGGCGCCGGCACGATGTGGGCCCCGGAGTTCCATCTGCTCGACGGTCCCAACGGGAAGCGGTGGTACTTCTACTACACGGCCGGGCGGGAACCGTACGACCTGGGCACCCAGCGGATCCACGTCCTGGAGAGCGCGGGCCTGGACCCGATGGGCCCCTACAGCTTCAAGGCCGACCTCCTCGACCCGACCCAGGACAACACCTGGGAACTGGACCCGGGCATCCTGCAGTTGAACGGTCAGCTCTATCTCCTCGGCACGTTCTACAACGGCTCGCAGCCGATGTTCATCCGGCCGCTGTCGAACCCGTGGACCGCGAGCGGCACGCGCCGGGTGCTGTCCACTCCCACCTACAGCTGGGAGACGGTGGGCGGCGCGGTCAACGAGGGCGCCGAGGTCCTCCAGCGGGGCGGCAAGACGTACATCGTCTACTCCGCCAGTCACTGCTCCACGCCCGACTACAAGCTGGGGATGCTCACGTACAACGGAGGTGACCCGCTCAACTCCTCCTCCTGGGTCAAGTCACCGAACCCGGTCTTCCAGCGGTCCAACGCCAACGGTGTGTACGGCCCCGGCCACAACGGCTTCTTCAAGTCGCCCGACGGGACCGAGGACTGGATCGTCTACCACGCGAACAACTCCGCGGGCGGTGGCTGCGACATGAACCGGTCCACCCGGGCGCAGAAGTTCACCTGGAACGCCGACGACACGCCGAACTTCGGCACACCGGTGGCCCTCGGCGTCACACTGACGGCGCCGTCGGGAGAGTAACGGCCGCTTCGGAACCGGTGGCTCCACTCGCTCCGCAGACCGTCGGTTCGGGAACGACCACTTCCCGGACCGTCGGTTTGCGGATCAGGAGCAGCGCCGCGTCGTCGTGCAGCCGACCGCCGACATGGGCCAGCAGTTCGTCATGCAGCGCGGTGAGGGTGCGGGCCGGCTCGTCGGACACGTGGCGTGCCAGCCCATCGGCGAGCTGGTAGAACTCACGGCCGCGGTCGCGGGCCTCGGTGACGCCGTCGGTGTAGAGCAGCAGCTGATCCCCGTCCGTGAACGGCAGGATCTCCAGGGCGGGGGTGTGCTTCGTGAGGGCGCGCAGGCCGAGGGGCGGGGCCGGATGCGTGGGCTCCACCGCCTCGACGCCTCCGGACGCGCGTATCAGCAGCGGAGGCGCGTGTCCGCAGTTCACGACCTCCAGCTGCCCTGCCTGTGAGTAACCGGCGACCACGGCGGTGACGAAGTCGTCGCAACCGAGGTTGCGCGCCAGGCTCCGCTCGATCCTGTCTATGACGGCCAAGAGGTCGGGCTCGTCGTAGGCGGCCTCACGGAAGACACCGAGCACCAGAGCAGCGGTACCCACGGCCGGCAGCCCCTTGCCCCGCACATCGCCGACGATCAGCCGCACTCCGTACGGGGTCGGTATCAGTGCGTAGAGATCCCCGCCGATACGGGCCTCGGCCGCCGCGGCGCTGTAGCGGACGGCCACCTGGAACGGGCCGACGGTCGCCGGTACGGGCTTGAGGAGCGCGTGCTGGGCGGTCTCCGCGACCGAGCGGACGGCGGCGAGCACCCGGTCACGGCGCCCGCGCAGCGCGCTGGCCAGGCCACTCGCCACGGTGACGGCGGCCAGGGCGGACAGTACGGCTGCAAGCTGGCCGCCCGGAACGCCGTCCCGGGTGCCGAGCGTCGCGCCGAGGACCGCGGCGAGGACACCGACGCACACGACACCGCGCGGCCCGTTCGTGGTGGCGGCCAGCGCGGGCCCGGCCGCGAGAAGGGGCAGCCAGACCATCCCGGCTCCGCCGGCGAAGTCCGCGAGCACGACGACGGAGACGATGAGCACGGGCAGTGCGTGCAGTACGGGCATCCCGACGGCAAGCCGCGCGGTGGCCCGGCCGCGTGCCGAAGCCCCGGGATCGGTGACCCGGTTCCTGAGTGTCCGTATGGACCAGTGGTTTCCGCCATGATCACGGGCCTGACTCATACTTC contains:
- a CDS encoding family 43 glycosylhydrolase, whose protein sequence is MTRSRCLSVLTAVLAMVVAFLVAPPHAAAAVTFTSTGVNQNGANCLDVPGSSTTNGTQLRAGTCASGAGQSFGFTPVAGTADTYTISTHASGQCVDVYGASTADNATIIQWTCHNGTNQQWRLVPVTVGGTDRTFNLVSVGSGKCVVPSGGSSASNTGLVQLPCGTGNGRVWRLPGFTGGGTSPGTFTNPLSQRGPDPWLTYHDGYYYLATTTWNSTVTMRKAGTLAGLATATDQVIFNLTRPNGAGTMWAPEFHLLDGPNGKRWYFYYTAGREPYDLGTQRIHVLESAGLDPMGPYSFKADLLDPTQDNTWELDPGILQLNGQLYLLGTFYNGSQPMFIRPLSNPWTASGTRRVLSTPTYSWETVGGAVNEGAEVLQRGGKTYIVYSASHCSTPDYKLGMLTYNGGDPLNSSSWVKSPNPVFQRSNANGVYGPGHNGFFKSPDGTEDWIVYHANNSAGGGCDMNRSTRAQKFTWNADDTPNFGTPVALGVTLTAPSGE
- a CDS encoding PP2C family protein-serine/threonine phosphatase, with translation MSQARDHGGNHWSIRTLRNRVTDPGASARGRATARLAVGMPVLHALPVLIVSVVVLADFAGGAGMVWLPLLAAGPALAATTNGPRGVVCVGVLAAVLGATLGTRDGVPGGQLAAVLSALAAVTVASGLASALRGRRDRVLAAVRSVAETAQHALLKPVPATVGPFQVAVRYSAAAAEARIGGDLYALIPTPYGVRLIVGDVRGKGLPAVGTAALVLGVFREAAYDEPDLLAVIDRIERSLARNLGCDDFVTAVVAGYSQAGQLEVVNCGHAPPLLIRASGGVEAVEPTHPAPPLGLRALTKHTPALEILPFTDGDQLLLYTDGVTEARDRGREFYQLADGLARHVSDEPARTLTALHDELLAHVGGRLHDDAALLLIRKPTVREVVVPEPTVCGASGATGSEAAVTLPTAPSV